Proteins from one Sulfurovum sp. TSL1 genomic window:
- the ccsA gene encoding cytochrome c biogenesis protein CcsA, with translation MKYIFSMKMAVFMLFAFGALIGTATFIENDYGTQTAKALIYKTQWFEVFLGYFIAILIYNIIKYKSYKTKPAVFLFHFSFLVIAMGAVVTRYIGYEGIMHIREGEASHTMVSDAKVLQLHATEGEKSATLEKELYFSTMTENTLTESLNVGDKKVTVELLKYMPTAQEKAVPSEKGKKLLELKISTGQKGEIYYIAKGERKDFGGFYLGYDIEPTTDKPTFLIKEDGAGYKVDFPFLLQTLNMNDRSSGELKAGENEFKNRMLYRFGSNAIVLKDVHEKAIVELESHDLKTKKGQAEYIQWKVSVGDKSKIITTRPYQGQMGKIKQMDLNGVHIDMRVGAKLIDLPFSIKLENFELERYPGSMTPASYSSDVVLIDKEQNINMPYKIYMNHVLDHRNYRFFQSSYDQDEKGTVLSVNHDPGTLPTYIGYILLTIGMIWSLFAPSGRFQKLLKGARKLQTSAAAVAYVALLALNPQNLNAAAPTVDDEMLKTMKSYDADHAKNFGKLAVQDHQGRMKPMDTVAHDVIAKITGRSLLFDLEPTQMLLGMIMQPDLYQNVPMIKVGHKKIAVTLGLPEDTKYARFTDFFSEEDNSYKIFSAVTEASQKKPLEKSQYDKELIKIDERVNVAFMAYQGSLLRIFPKPDDANNKWMAPLDAIKAFPKEQADAVRMSIAAYFQMVAQGLKTGDWSRADLALTGIRQYQEKYGSAVIPSKTHIDMEIKYNKFGLFGKLVPLYLLLGIVLLIFAFINVLKPAFSMKWIMRIALAILIVGFFLHIVGLGIRWYISGHAPWSNAYESIVFIAASTVLAGIILARRSPFALAGTAILAGVTMGVAHMNFINPEITNLVPVLKSYWLMIHVATIISGDGFFGLGSILSLLVLILYIMRGKNGNENIDRSIKELTNLSEMGLIIGLFLLTIGNFLGGVWANESWGRYWGWDPKETWAAVTILIYATVLHLRFIPALKSNFIYNVTATWAYSTVLMTYFGVNYYLSGLHSYAAGDPVPIPMWVYYAVAGLFVLTVLAARNRKLS, from the coding sequence ATGAAGTATATTTTTTCCATGAAAATGGCTGTGTTTATGTTGTTTGCTTTCGGTGCGCTGATCGGTACTGCAACATTTATTGAAAATGATTATGGTACGCAAACGGCAAAAGCACTGATCTACAAAACACAATGGTTTGAAGTGTTTTTGGGCTATTTTATCGCTATACTCATCTACAATATCATCAAATATAAAAGCTACAAAACAAAACCTGCTGTTTTTCTTTTCCACTTCTCTTTCCTCGTTATCGCGATGGGTGCAGTTGTTACACGTTACATAGGCTATGAAGGTATCATGCACATACGTGAAGGTGAAGCAAGCCATACCATGGTTTCAGATGCTAAGGTACTACAACTCCATGCTACAGAGGGTGAGAAGAGCGCTACGCTTGAAAAAGAGCTTTACTTCTCGACGATGACGGAGAATACGTTAACCGAGAGTTTAAATGTCGGAGATAAAAAAGTAACAGTCGAACTTCTCAAGTATATGCCAACAGCCCAAGAAAAAGCGGTACCGTCTGAAAAAGGAAAAAAACTTTTAGAACTTAAGATCTCAACAGGTCAAAAAGGTGAGATCTACTATATCGCCAAAGGTGAAAGAAAGGATTTTGGCGGTTTTTATCTGGGATATGATATCGAACCTACGACCGATAAACCTACATTCCTTATCAAGGAAGATGGTGCAGGGTATAAAGTAGATTTTCCTTTTCTACTGCAAACACTCAACATGAACGATAGAAGCTCTGGGGAATTAAAAGCAGGAGAAAATGAGTTTAAGAACAGAATGTTGTATAGATTCGGATCCAATGCGATCGTTTTGAAAGATGTACATGAAAAAGCGATCGTGGAGTTGGAGTCTCACGATCTTAAAACGAAGAAAGGTCAAGCAGAGTACATACAATGGAAAGTCAGTGTAGGGGATAAAAGCAAGATCATTACCACACGCCCATATCAGGGGCAAATGGGAAAAATAAAGCAGATGGATCTCAATGGCGTACACATCGATATGCGTGTCGGGGCAAAACTGATCGACCTGCCGTTTTCCATCAAACTTGAAAACTTTGAGCTGGAACGTTATCCGGGTTCTATGACACCTGCATCATACTCCAGTGACGTCGTACTGATAGACAAAGAACAGAATATCAATATGCCGTATAAAATCTATATGAACCATGTGCTTGACCATAGAAACTACCGTTTCTTCCAGTCTTCCTATGACCAGGATGAAAAAGGTACAGTACTCTCTGTGAACCACGATCCGGGAACTTTGCCTACCTACATCGGGTATATCCTGCTGACGATCGGAATGATATGGTCACTCTTCGCACCTAGCGGAAGATTTCAAAAGCTACTTAAGGGAGCAAGAAAACTACAGACATCTGCAGCAGCAGTGGCTTATGTGGCACTGTTGGCACTGAATCCGCAGAACTTGAATGCCGCAGCACCGACCGTTGATGATGAAATGCTAAAAACGATGAAGTCCTATGATGCTGATCATGCAAAGAATTTTGGGAAATTAGCAGTACAGGACCATCAGGGACGTATGAAACCTATGGATACGGTTGCCCATGATGTGATCGCTAAGATCACAGGAAGATCACTTCTTTTTGATCTGGAACCTACACAAATGCTGCTGGGAATGATCATGCAGCCGGACCTGTACCAGAATGTGCCGATGATCAAAGTCGGGCACAAAAAGATCGCGGTAACACTGGGGCTGCCTGAGGATACAAAATATGCAAGATTTACAGATTTCTTTTCAGAGGAAGATAACAGCTATAAGATCTTTTCAGCAGTGACAGAGGCCAGTCAAAAGAAGCCACTGGAAAAATCACAGTATGATAAAGAACTCATTAAGATAGATGAAAGGGTCAATGTTGCATTTATGGCATACCAGGGGTCACTCTTACGTATTTTCCCAAAACCAGATGATGCCAATAACAAATGGATGGCACCTCTGGATGCGATCAAAGCATTTCCTAAAGAGCAGGCTGATGCTGTCAGAATGAGTATTGCCGCCTATTTCCAAATGGTAGCACAGGGGCTTAAAACAGGTGATTGGTCAAGAGCAGATCTTGCACTTACAGGGATACGTCAGTATCAGGAAAAATACGGATCTGCAGTGATACCGAGTAAAACACATATAGATATGGAGATCAAATACAATAAATTCGGTCTGTTTGGCAAGCTTGTGCCACTCTATCTTTTATTGGGTATCGTACTTCTGATCTTTGCATTTATCAATGTACTTAAACCTGCATTCTCTATGAAATGGATCATGCGTATAGCATTGGCCATTCTTATCGTCGGATTTTTTCTGCACATTGTGGGATTGGGTATCAGATGGTATATTTCAGGACATGCACCTTGGTCCAATGCCTATGAATCCATCGTATTCATAGCTGCATCTACTGTATTGGCAGGTATTATCCTGGCCAGACGTTCTCCTTTTGCTTTGGCAGGTACGGCAATCTTGGCAGGTGTGACGATGGGAGTAGCCCATATGAACTTCATCAATCCGGAGATCACCAACCTTGTACCGGTGCTTAAGTCTTACTGGCTCATGATACATGTGGCAACCATTATCTCGGGTGACGGTTTCTTTGGATTGGGTTCTATCTTATCTCTTTTAGTTCTGATACTCTATATCATGCGGGGTAAGAATGGCAATGAAAATATAGACCGCTCGATCAAAGAGTTGACAAACCTTTCGGAAATGGGACTGATCATAGGTCTCTTCTTACTGACCATAGGTAACTTTCTTGGTGGTGTCTGGGCCAATGAAAGCTGGGGGCGTTACTGGGGCTGGGATCCTAAAGAGACTTGGGCAGCTGTGACGATACTCATCTATGCAACCGTCTTGCACTTAAGATTCATCCCGGCATTGAAGTCAAACTTCATCTATAATGTCACTGCCACATGGGCATACTCTACAGTATTGATGACCTACTTTGGTGTAAACTATTATCTCTCAGGTCTACACTCTTATGCAGCCGGCGATCCGGTGCCTATTCCTATGTGGGTCTATTATGCCGTTGCAGGATTGTTTGTATTGACAGTTCTGGCTGCCAGAAATAGAAAGTTAAGCTAA
- a CDS encoding secondary thiamine-phosphate synthase enzyme YjbQ: MAVYQETITLSPKSRGFHLITYEIEKALLSMPSVETGLLHLFIQHTSASLSINENADPTVREDMENFYTDIADDKPYYIHTYEGADDMPAHIKASMLGSALTIPITNGRMNLGTWQGIYLGEHRDHGGSRRIVVTLYG; this comes from the coding sequence ATGGCTGTATATCAAGAGACGATCACACTATCACCAAAGTCCAGAGGTTTTCACCTCATTACCTATGAGATAGAAAAAGCACTGCTTTCCATGCCCTCTGTTGAGACCGGACTTTTACACCTTTTTATCCAACACACCAGTGCATCTCTGAGCATCAATGAGAATGCCGATCCGACTGTACGTGAGGATATGGAAAACTTTTATACTGACATTGCTGATGACAAGCCCTACTATATCCACACGTACGAAGGTGCAGATGATATGCCTGCACACATCAAAGCTTCCATGCTTGGAAGTGCATTGACCATCCCTATCACAAATGGCAGAATGAATCTTGGTACGTGGCAGGGGATCTATCTTGGAGAACACAGAGATCACGGCGGGAGCCGCCGTATCGTAGTGACATTATATGGCTAG
- the mscL gene encoding large conductance mechanosensitive channel protein MscL: MLEEFKKFLINGNMVDMAVGFIFGGAFATVVKSMVANVVMPPVGLLMGRVDFSQLFIALDGNTYESMAALDKAGAPAIKYGMFINDVISFVILGLVVFMFIKAYNRLKEPEVSKSPTTKVCSECAETIPVAAKKCGHCGNTDV, encoded by the coding sequence ATGTTAGAAGAGTTTAAAAAGTTTCTGATCAATGGAAATATGGTAGATATGGCAGTGGGCTTTATCTTTGGTGGGGCTTTTGCGACAGTGGTGAAGTCAATGGTAGCTAATGTAGTGATGCCTCCGGTCGGACTGCTTATGGGACGGGTGGATTTTTCCCAACTCTTTATTGCACTTGACGGGAACACTTATGAAAGCATGGCTGCATTGGATAAAGCAGGTGCACCGGCTATCAAATACGGTATGTTCATCAACGATGTGATCTCATTTGTGATCCTGGGATTGGTTGTATTTATGTTCATCAAAGCGTATAACAGACTCAAAGAGCCTGAAGTGTCTAAGTCCCCTACAACAAAAGTATGTAGTGAATGTGCTGAGACTATCCCGGTTGCGGCTAAAAAATGCGGACACTGCGGGAATACGGACGTTTAA